From a single Nostoc sp. MS1 genomic region:
- a CDS encoding M48 family metallopeptidase: protein MPTYTGISSEAFRHPLDRQAEQALRNLPGFDLVARKFVEFVYERPQLVYLMGNTIQVGPRQYSTIYQIFRECVRDLDIYPEPSLFVTQNPQANSYALGQENAYIVIDTGILDLLNESEIRAVLAHELGHIKCGHTILIQMAMWAMSTASALGELTFGIGNFVSGALIYAFFEWRRKAELTADRAALLVVDDLNTVLSSMMKVSGGSNKYAHECSLPEFIKQSENYQALDQDGLNQVYKFLMYNGAQGTMLSHPFPVERVQYIKQWSVSAEYQQIRQGNYQRSPEAGSVDVPAATPDSEAEKLRRQIEELQQKINQMKNGE from the coding sequence ATGCCAACTTACACAGGTATCTCCAGCGAAGCCTTTAGGCATCCCTTAGATCGTCAAGCCGAGCAAGCTTTACGGAATTTACCAGGATTTGATTTAGTTGCTCGTAAATTTGTGGAATTTGTGTACGAACGCCCTCAGTTAGTTTATCTAATGGGTAACACCATCCAAGTCGGGCCACGGCAATATTCCACTATTTACCAGATATTTCGAGAGTGTGTGCGGGATTTGGATATTTATCCAGAGCCTTCACTTTTTGTTACACAAAATCCCCAGGCAAATAGTTACGCATTAGGTCAAGAGAATGCTTACATAGTCATAGATACAGGGATACTAGACTTACTCAACGAATCCGAAATTCGGGCGGTGTTAGCCCATGAATTGGGGCATATTAAATGTGGTCATACTATTCTAATTCAAATGGCGATGTGGGCGATGAGTACTGCTTCGGCTTTGGGAGAATTAACCTTTGGCATTGGCAATTTTGTCTCTGGAGCCTTAATTTACGCTTTTTTTGAATGGCGGCGCAAGGCTGAGTTAACGGCAGACAGAGCCGCCTTGTTAGTAGTAGATGACCTCAATACGGTTCTATCATCCATGATGAAGGTTTCTGGCGGTAGCAACAAATACGCCCATGAATGCAGTTTGCCGGAATTTATCAAGCAGTCGGAAAATTACCAAGCCTTAGACCAAGATGGACTCAATCAAGTGTATAAATTCTTAATGTACAACGGCGCTCAAGGGACAATGTTAAGCCATCCTTTCCCGGTGGAAAGAGTGCAGTACATAAAACAGTGGTCAGTATCGGCAGAATATCAACAAATCCGCCAAGGTAATTATCAGCGATCGCCTGAAGCTGGTTCTGTAGATGTGCCAGCAGCTACGCCAGACTCCGAAGCCGAAAAACTACGCCGTCAAATTGAAGAATTACAACAAAAAATTAATCAAATGAAAAATGGGGAATAG
- a CDS encoding ABC transporter ATP-binding protein, with translation MAQTRRIAKLAAYMLPHWREAALGILALLSVNGLGVYIPWLIKSCVDELSRNFSWNQILRYVIIIILLSSAMLLIRMASRIWLFGVGRQVEFDLKQRIFEHLLTLEPAYFANNTIGDLISRATSDVDNVRRLLGFAVLSLANTLFAYVLTLPVMLTISVDLTLASLAIYPFMFVFVNLFSNRLKQQQGVVQEQLSHISELIQEDISGIALIKIYAQEENERRAFGVQNQQLLTANLELAKTRNILFPLIGGLASLSSLIVIWLGTSRIAAGTLAVGDFLALLLYIERLVFPTALLGFTISTYQRGEVSIDRLESILSVEAKIQDTDETINLSLTDVIGQLTAKNLTYTYPGAENPALNKVNFTINPGETVAIVGAIGSGKSTLANALPRLLEIEPGQLFLDGVDITKITLADLRNAIAYVPQDSFLFSTTIKNNIRYGEPASQQEQVEHVAKLAQIHPEIINFPQQYETIVGERGITLSGGQRQRSALARAMLVNASVLILDDALSSVDNQTATQILNNLSRGTERKTVVFITHQLSAAAAADRIFVMDKGKIVQMGNHLELVQKEGLYRKLWSQHQVEELLR, from the coding sequence ATGGCACAAACTCGACGAATTGCTAAACTTGCTGCTTATATGCTTCCCCATTGGCGGGAGGCGGCATTAGGCATCCTCGCTTTGTTGTCTGTCAATGGGCTGGGTGTTTATATTCCTTGGCTAATTAAGTCTTGTGTTGACGAACTTTCGAGAAATTTTAGCTGGAACCAAATACTACGTTATGTAATAATTATAATTCTGCTGAGTTCGGCTATGCTACTCATCCGCATGGCTTCGCGGATTTGGCTATTTGGTGTAGGTAGACAAGTAGAATTTGACCTGAAGCAACGTATTTTTGAACATTTACTGACGCTAGAGCCTGCTTATTTTGCCAATAATACCATTGGCGATTTAATTAGTAGAGCTACCAGCGATGTAGATAATGTCAGAAGGTTGTTAGGTTTTGCAGTCTTAAGTTTAGCAAATACTCTATTTGCCTATGTTTTAACTCTGCCAGTCATGCTGACCATTAGTGTGGATTTAACACTGGCATCTTTGGCTATTTATCCGTTCATGTTTGTATTCGTAAATTTATTTAGTAATCGTTTAAAACAACAACAAGGGGTAGTACAAGAACAACTTTCTCATATTAGTGAACTAATTCAAGAAGATATTAGTGGTATTGCTTTAATTAAAATTTATGCCCAAGAAGAAAACGAGCGTCGTGCTTTCGGCGTGCAGAATCAACAGTTACTAACAGCTAATTTGGAACTGGCTAAAACTCGGAATATTTTGTTTCCTCTAATTGGGGGTTTAGCTAGTTTAAGTTCACTAATAGTTATCTGGTTGGGAACATCACGAATTGCGGCGGGAACCTTGGCTGTTGGCGACTTCTTGGCACTTTTATTATATATAGAACGTTTAGTTTTCCCTACGGCGCTTTTGGGCTTTACGATTTCCACTTACCAACGTGGTGAGGTAAGTATAGACCGTTTAGAATCTATTTTGAGTGTAGAAGCTAAGATTCAAGATACTGATGAAACTATCAATTTATCCTTAACAGACGTAATAGGTCAATTAACAGCGAAAAATCTGACTTATACTTATCCTGGGGCTGAAAATCCAGCTTTGAACAAGGTGAACTTTACCATTAACCCAGGTGAAACTGTGGCTATTGTCGGTGCTATTGGTTCTGGTAAATCGACTTTAGCTAATGCCTTACCTAGATTATTGGAAATTGAGCCAGGACAGTTATTCTTAGACGGGGTGGATATTACTAAGATAACTTTAGCCGATCTACGTAATGCGATCGCCTACGTCCCTCAAGATAGTTTTCTATTTAGTACCACCATTAAAAATAATATCCGCTACGGCGAGCCAGCAAGCCAACAGGAACAAGTAGAGCATGTGGCTAAATTGGCGCAAATTCACCCAGAAATTATTAATTTTCCTCAACAATATGAAACAATCGTTGGTGAACGTGGTATCACCCTCTCTGGCGGTCAAAGGCAGCGTAGCGCATTAGCTAGAGCAATGTTAGTCAATGCCTCAGTTTTAATTTTAGATGATGCCCTCTCTAGTGTAGATAATCAAACAGCTACCCAAATCCTCAATAATCTTTCTCGTGGTACAGAACGTAAAACAGTAGTCTTTATCACGCATCAACTTTCGGCTGCGGCTGCGGCTGACCGAATTTTTGTTATGGATAAGGGCAAAATTGTACAGATGGGTAATCACTTGGAACTGGTACAAAAAGAAGGTCTTTATAGAAAGTTGTGGAGTCAGCACCAAGTAGAAGAATTACTACGTTAA
- the galE gene encoding UDP-glucose 4-epimerase GalE: protein MSPGKPSILVTGGAGYIGSHTVLALKQAGYDVVILDNLVYGHRDLVEKVLQVELVVGDTGDRPLLDELFKSRHFDAVMHFSAYAYVGESVSDPAKYYRNNVLGTLTLLEAMLAASIKKFVFSSTCATYGVPEVVPIPENHPQNPINPYGATKLMVERILSDFDVAYGLKSVRFRYFNAAGANPEGLLGEDHNPETHLIPLVLLTALGKRKSISIFGTDYPTPDGTCIRDYIHVNDLADAHILGLEYLLKGGDSEVFNLGNGQGFSVREVIAAAEQVTGLPIAVEESDRRPGDPPSLIGSGEKARKILGWQPQYPAIKDIVTHAWQWHQKRHQ, encoded by the coding sequence ATGTCGCCTGGAAAGCCCAGCATTTTAGTAACGGGGGGAGCAGGATATATTGGTTCGCACACCGTACTGGCTCTCAAGCAAGCAGGTTATGACGTGGTAATACTAGATAATTTAGTCTATGGACATCGTGATCTAGTAGAAAAGGTTTTGCAGGTAGAACTCGTAGTTGGTGATACAGGCGATCGCCCTTTGTTAGATGAGTTATTTAAGTCTCGCCATTTTGATGCAGTCATGCACTTTTCCGCTTATGCTTATGTAGGCGAATCCGTGAGTGACCCTGCTAAATACTACCGCAATAATGTTTTAGGCACACTAACACTATTAGAAGCGATGTTAGCGGCTTCAATTAAGAAATTTGTCTTTTCTTCCACTTGTGCCACCTATGGAGTGCCAGAGGTTGTTCCCATCCCTGAAAATCATCCCCAAAACCCCATTAATCCTTACGGTGCGACAAAATTAATGGTAGAGCGAATTTTATCTGATTTTGATGTAGCTTACGGTTTAAAATCAGTCCGTTTCCGTTATTTTAATGCGGCTGGAGCTAACCCTGAAGGTTTGTTAGGTGAAGATCATAACCCGGAAACTCATTTGATTCCCCTGGTTTTACTTACAGCCTTGGGCAAACGTAAATCTATTTCCATTTTTGGCACAGATTACCCTACACCCGATGGCACTTGTATTCGAGATTATATTCACGTTAACGACTTAGCTGATGCGCATATTTTGGGACTGGAATATTTATTAAAAGGTGGGGATAGCGAAGTTTTCAACTTAGGAAATGGTCAAGGCTTCTCAGTTAGGGAAGTAATCGCAGCTGCCGAACAAGTAACAGGATTACCCATAGCCGTGGAAGAAAGCGATCGCCGTCCCGGAGATCCCCCAAGTCTCATCGGTAGTGGAGAGAAAGCCAGAAAAATTCTCGGCTGGCAACCCCAATACCCAGCGATTAAAGATATCGTTACTCATGCTTGGCAGTGGCATCAGAAGCGGCATCAATAA
- the pgmB gene encoding beta-phosphoglucomutase: MNTKCPSRDFIYQDWILTESKFNLEQLHSRSTVFTIGNGYLGTRGSLEEGHALGLPATFIHGVYDDVPVVYTELANCPDWLPLIIVVNGDRFRMDQGEVLQYKRQLDVSQGLLSRSLRWRSPSGSVIDIYFERFASLADPHILGQRCQLTPHDSDCTIEIQASINGYAENQGFNHWEGLDQGKTAQGIWLQSRTRGTQIEIGMAAKMTISGAEAALQVSIVPGYPTISAGFLAKSQQTITVEKLVTVYTSREINQPVTAAKEKLAQLSDYTTLLTANKQAWDEVWQKSDIYIEGDPTAAFAVRYNLFQLLIAAPFHDDKVSIPAKTLSGFGYRGHIFWDTEIFILPFFTFTQPNIAKNLLTYRYHTINGARRKASHYGFKGAMYAWESADTGDEVTPRWALPDDYYGEDVRIWCRDREIHNSADIAYAVWQYWQVTGDDEWIRDYGAEIILDSAIFWSSRVEYNAGGDRYEIRGVIGADEYHEFVHNNTFTNRMVQWHLEKALKVYDWLRRTFPQRATELENQLQLTSDLEIHWQDIIKKVCIFYDSKTGLIEQFEGFFQLKDINLQDYEPRQRSMQTILGIEGANQYQVLKQPDVLMLLYLMRPSAEFPYNEKVLATNWDYYAPRTDITYGSSLGPAIHAILASDLGKSTTAYERFMQALMVDLEDKRGNANDGIHGASAGGIWQAVIFGFGGIQLTEQGPIANPHLPPTWTRLKFQLHWRGEWYQFDLARADKGDKEDKEKILTYHSALPVGERSRTNIRGFIFDLDGVLTDTAEYHYQAWQKLADEEGIPFNRKANEALRGVSRRASLMLIIGDRHYSEAQIEEMMERKNRYYVELIEHITSKDLLPGAIALLDELRQAGIKIGIGSGSKNAKTVIERLGIADKVDAIADGYSVQKPKPAPDLFLFAAHQLGLEPQQCVVVEDAAAGIEAAKAGGMWAIGLGPVERVGAADIVLPNLAGVRWADLRFKFQEVANTNS, from the coding sequence ATGAATACAAAATGTCCTTCTCGTGATTTTATTTATCAAGATTGGATATTAACTGAAAGCAAGTTTAATCTTGAGCAGTTGCACTCTAGAAGTACTGTCTTTACTATTGGTAATGGTTATTTAGGTACGAGGGGTAGCTTAGAGGAAGGTCACGCCCTTGGTTTACCAGCTACTTTTATTCATGGGGTGTATGATGATGTACCTGTAGTTTATACGGAACTGGCTAATTGTCCTGATTGGTTGCCGTTGATCATTGTGGTGAATGGCGATCGCTTCCGTATGGATCAGGGTGAAGTATTACAATACAAACGTCAGCTTGATGTTAGTCAAGGTTTGCTAAGTCGTTCCCTACGTTGGCGTAGTCCCAGTGGTAGCGTTATCGATATCTATTTTGAACGCTTCGCTAGTTTAGCAGACCCACATATTTTAGGGCAGCGTTGCCAGTTAACACCACATGATAGTGATTGCACAATCGAAATTCAAGCGAGTATTAACGGTTATGCAGAAAATCAAGGTTTTAATCATTGGGAAGGTTTAGATCAAGGTAAAACTGCTCAAGGTATTTGGTTACAAAGTCGTACCCGTGGAACCCAAATTGAAATTGGGATGGCGGCTAAGATGACCATATCTGGTGCGGAAGCAGCTTTACAAGTAAGTATCGTTCCTGGATATCCCACTATTAGCGCGGGTTTTTTAGCTAAATCGCAACAAACCATTACAGTTGAAAAGTTGGTGACGGTATATACATCACGGGAGATAAACCAACCAGTTACAGCCGCTAAGGAAAAACTCGCCCAACTAAGCGACTACACAACCTTACTCACAGCTAATAAGCAAGCTTGGGATGAGGTATGGCAAAAAAGCGACATATACATCGAAGGAGATCCTACAGCCGCTTTTGCTGTCCGCTATAACCTGTTTCAACTGCTAATTGCAGCCCCATTCCATGATGATAAAGTGAGTATTCCCGCGAAAACTCTTTCCGGGTTTGGCTATCGAGGACATATTTTTTGGGATACGGAAATTTTTATCCTCCCCTTTTTCACCTTTACCCAACCAAATATAGCCAAAAACTTACTCACCTACCGTTATCACACCATCAACGGGGCGCGACGTAAAGCCAGCCATTACGGTTTTAAGGGGGCGATGTACGCTTGGGAAAGTGCGGACACTGGGGATGAAGTGACACCGCGTTGGGCTTTGCCTGATGATTATTATGGCGAAGATGTGCGTATTTGGTGTCGCGATCGCGAAATTCATAATAGTGCAGATATTGCTTATGCTGTCTGGCAATACTGGCAAGTTACCGGGGATGATGAATGGATACGTGATTATGGGGCGGAAATTATCCTAGATTCGGCTATTTTTTGGAGTAGTCGAGTTGAGTATAACGCAGGTGGCGATCGCTATGAAATCCGTGGCGTAATTGGTGCAGATGAATACCACGAGTTTGTCCACAACAATACCTTCACCAACCGCATGGTGCAATGGCATCTGGAAAAGGCGCTGAAAGTTTATGACTGGTTGCGTCGTACTTTCCCCCAACGAGCTACAGAGTTAGAAAATCAATTGCAACTGACTTCTGATTTAGAAATACACTGGCAAGATATCATCAAAAAAGTCTGCATTTTCTACGACTCCAAAACGGGATTAATCGAACAATTTGAGGGATTTTTCCAACTCAAAGACATCAACTTACAAGACTACGAACCGCGCCAGCGTTCCATGCAAACCATCCTGGGTATCGAAGGCGCTAACCAGTACCAAGTCCTCAAGCAACCAGATGTCTTAATGCTGCTGTACCTGATGCGTCCATCGGCCGAGTTTCCCTACAACGAAAAAGTCTTAGCCACAAATTGGGACTATTACGCACCCCGCACAGATATCACCTATGGTTCCTCACTAGGCCCTGCAATTCACGCCATTTTAGCCTCAGATTTAGGCAAATCAACCACCGCCTACGAACGCTTTATGCAGGCGCTCATGGTTGATTTAGAAGATAAACGCGGTAACGCCAACGATGGTATTCACGGCGCAAGTGCTGGTGGGATTTGGCAAGCAGTAATTTTTGGCTTTGGCGGTATCCAACTCACCGAACAAGGCCCCATCGCCAACCCCCACTTACCCCCAACTTGGACACGCCTAAAGTTTCAGCTACATTGGCGCGGTGAGTGGTATCAATTTGATTTGGCTAGAGCAGACAAGGGAGACAAGGAGGACAAGGAAAAGATTCTTACTTATCATTCAGCACTCCCGGTTGGTGAGCGTAGTCGAACCAACATTCGCGGCTTTATTTTCGATCTAGATGGGGTATTAACAGATACAGCAGAATACCATTATCAAGCGTGGCAAAAATTAGCTGATGAGGAAGGTATACCTTTTAACAGAAAGGCTAACGAAGCTTTGCGAGGTGTATCTCGTCGTGCTTCTCTGATGTTGATTATTGGGGATAGGCATTATTCAGAAGCACAAATTGAAGAAATGATGGAGCGTAAAAATCGCTACTATGTGGAACTGATAGAACATATTACATCTAAGGATTTGTTACCGGGTGCGATCGCTCTTTTAGATGAACTACGGCAAGCGGGAATTAAAATCGGAATAGGTTCAGGCAGTAAAAATGCCAAAACAGTAATTGAGCGGTTGGGAATTGCTGATAAAGTAGATGCGATCGCTGATGGATATAGTGTCCAAAAACCCAAGCCAGCACCGGATTTATTTCTCTTTGCTGCTCATCAGTTAGGGCTAGAACCACAACAATGCGTAGTTGTCGAAGATGCAGCCGCAGGTATCGAAGCTGCTAAAGCAGGCGGGATGTGGGCTATAGGACTTGGCCCGGTTGAACGTGTTGGTGCAGCTGATATAGTTCTTCCCAATCTTGCAGGCGTGAGATGGGCAGATTTACGTTTTAAATTTCAAGAAGTAGCTAATACTAATTCGTAA
- a CDS encoding sugar transferase, translating to MYPTKLGTVLQGTSYQNWELALMPHPSAQSKFKRSLDILGSLIGLLILAIAFVPIAIAIKLDSPGPIFFSQERYGLRGRPFYIWKFRSMVNDAEKLKNLVDNEADGLIFKNKNDFRVTRVGRFLRSTSLDELPQFWNVFMGDMSLVGTRPPTADEVAKYNQRHWQRLNVKPGLTGEWQVNGRSHVKDFEKIVDLDLQYQKNWHPLYDLQLICKTIYVILGRVGAF from the coding sequence ATGTATCCAACAAAATTAGGCACAGTCTTGCAAGGTACAAGTTATCAGAATTGGGAGTTGGCACTTATGCCTCATCCTTCCGCACAATCCAAATTCAAACGCAGTTTGGATATTCTAGGTAGCTTGATAGGGTTGTTGATTTTAGCGATCGCTTTCGTACCAATTGCGATCGCCATTAAGCTTGATAGTCCAGGGCCAATTTTCTTCTCTCAAGAACGTTATGGTCTGCGGGGTCGTCCCTTCTACATTTGGAAGTTTCGCTCAATGGTGAATGATGCGGAGAAACTGAAAAACTTAGTAGATAACGAAGCAGACGGACTTATCTTTAAAAATAAAAATGATTTCCGTGTAACCAGAGTGGGTCGTTTCTTACGTAGTACCAGCTTAGATGAACTACCCCAGTTCTGGAACGTCTTTATGGGTGACATGAGTTTAGTCGGAACCCGTCCACCCACTGCTGATGAAGTAGCCAAATACAATCAACGCCACTGGCAACGTTTAAATGTTAAACCTGGTTTAACAGGTGAGTGGCAAGTTAACGGTCGTTCTCACGTAAAAGATTTTGAAAAAATAGTAGATTTAGATTTGCAATATCAAAAAAATTGGCATCCGTTATACGATTTGCAATTAATTTGTAAAACAATTTACGTTATTCTTGGCAGAGTCGGAGCATTTTAA
- the vapC gene encoding type II toxin-antitoxin system tRNA(fMet)-specific endonuclease VapC, whose protein sequence is MKFLLDTNTCIIYMRGKNFALKQKLESTITKDIAVCSIVKAELFYGSMKSINPQRNLILQQQFLSQFISLPFDDLAATTFGTIRAQLEALGTPIGAYDLQIAAIALTNNLTLITHNTREFQRINNLLIEDWEI, encoded by the coding sequence GTGAAATTCCTCCTTGATACTAATACCTGCATTATCTATATGCGGGGTAAAAATTTCGCTTTAAAACAAAAACTCGAATCCACTATTACTAAAGATATTGCTGTTTGCTCAATCGTCAAAGCTGAACTATTTTATGGTTCTATGAAAAGTATCAATCCACAACGGAATCTTATTTTACAACAACAATTTTTATCCCAATTTATATCCTTACCCTTTGACGATTTAGCCGCGACGACATTTGGCACGATTCGCGCGCAACTAGAAGCATTAGGTACTCCAATTGGAGCGTATGACTTACAAATTGCCGCGATTGCACTAACAAATAACTTAACCCTAATCACACATAACACTAGAGAATTTCAACGTATTAATAACTTGTTGATTGAAGACTGGGAGATATAG
- a CDS encoding HupE/UreJ family protein has protein sequence MLTISKPAAVGKLQHRHLGAIATLILISLFSSWSGLSLQHTISNVWDGFLWGIADPILHLNSLVSILSIGFFSAGFVQAGIITNTFLLASVLGSFSHLLQFNLPSAEIAIALFSVSFGAMLMTPNRSMWLVLVILGALAQPAVGIAGFFQGNVINQTITGTDTISLIAYILGMVLTQYTVATSARKLNFHTLPQIARLLGFVLVSIGIVFLAT, from the coding sequence ATGTTAACTATTTCCAAGCCTGCTGCTGTCGGGAAGTTACAGCATCGTCATTTGGGAGCGATCGCAACTCTTATACTCATTAGTCTGTTTAGCTCTTGGAGTGGATTATCGCTCCAGCATACTATCTCTAATGTCTGGGATGGTTTTTTATGGGGAATTGCTGACCCAATACTTCACCTGAATAGTTTGGTTAGTATTTTAAGTATTGGTTTCTTCTCTGCTGGCTTTGTACAAGCTGGCATTATCACTAACACTTTTTTATTAGCATCAGTCTTAGGCTCATTTAGCCATTTATTACAGTTTAATTTACCAAGTGCAGAGATAGCCATCGCGCTTTTTAGCGTCAGTTTTGGTGCTATGTTAATGACACCCAACCGCTCAATGTGGTTGGTTCTGGTTATTTTAGGTGCGTTGGCGCAGCCCGCCGTAGGCATCGCTGGTTTCTTTCAAGGCAACGTTATCAATCAAACAATAACTGGGACTGATACAATATCTCTAATTGCCTATATATTAGGCATGGTTTTAACTCAGTACACAGTCGCTACTAGCGCCAGAAAGCTCAACTTTCACACTTTACCTCAAATTGCTCGTCTTTTAGGCTTCGTGCTAGTTAGTATCGGTATCGTCTTTTTAGCCACTTAA
- a CDS encoding sucrose synthase: protein MHELFHPILANSEEKAALQQLIFALNSSGKRYFLRNEILQTFSQYCHQAQKPTYFYYSSSVGKLIQYTHEMILAEDSTWFVVRPKIAHQEVWRLTADFAQFDFMSPEAFLDESDRLIDAYEPNILEIDLSSFYEASPSISDSRNVGQGLAFLNRYLCNQMQANPQYWVDMLYLALHGLQYDGINLMIGNVILSGIHLAKQVHQAIKFLSGLHPEEPYDKFYIDLQKLGFEPGWGNTAGRILETLNLLDRLIDSPQPAILEAFVARVPAVFRVVLVSIHGWVAQEDVIGRDETLGQVIYVIEQARSLENKLQQEIKLAGLEVLGIQPHIIILTRLIPNCEGTYCNLRLEKLNDTDNAWILRVPFGEFNPEITDNWISKFEIWPYLETFALDAEKQLLAQFQGKPNLIIGNYSDGNLVAFLLARRLKVTHCNIAHSLEKPKHLFSNLYWEKFEDKYHFSVQFTADIITMNAADFIITSTYQEIFGTPDSVGQYESYKFFTMPHLYHVVDGIDLFNPKFNMVPPGVNEQVFFPYSQANRDSNLTNKVQDLLFHRQDSQIFGHLDQPRKPPIFAVAPITLIKNLTGLVECFGKSQELQERCNLILLTSKLHLDKTSNPEEAQEIQKLYDIINHYHLHGHIRWLGLRLLNQEVGEAYRLVADYRGIYVHFALFEAFGRSILEAMISGLPTFATKFGGALEILEDRDNGFKINPTDLEGTAKKILAFFQDCDTHPEHWQEVSQWMSQRIHQKYNWQLHTSQLLALTKIYSFWNFVSPEKTEARVRYMESLFHLIYKPRAEQILAKHMGNW, encoded by the coding sequence ATGCACGAACTATTTCACCCTATTTTGGCTAACAGTGAAGAAAAAGCGGCTTTACAACAGTTAATATTTGCATTGAATAGTTCAGGTAAGCGTTACTTCCTGAGAAATGAAATTCTGCAAACTTTTTCTCAATACTGTCACCAAGCCCAAAAGCCTACATATTTTTATTATTCTTCCTCTGTTGGCAAACTGATTCAATATACCCACGAAATGATTTTGGCAGAGGATAGCACATGGTTTGTGGTGCGTCCGAAAATTGCCCACCAAGAAGTTTGGCGACTAACAGCAGACTTTGCCCAGTTTGATTTTATGTCACCAGAGGCTTTTCTAGATGAGAGCGATCGCCTAATCGATGCCTACGAACCTAATATTTTAGAAATTGACCTCAGTTCATTTTACGAAGCTTCCCCTAGTATCAGCGACTCTAGAAACGTTGGTCAGGGTTTAGCTTTTCTCAACCGTTATTTATGTAACCAGATGCAGGCTAACCCCCAGTATTGGGTCGATATGCTGTATTTAGCATTACACGGGTTACAGTATGATGGCATTAACTTGATGATTGGGAATGTTATTCTTTCAGGTATCCATTTAGCCAAACAAGTTCATCAAGCAATTAAATTCCTTTCTGGGCTACACCCTGAAGAACCTTACGATAAATTTTACATTGATTTACAAAAACTCGGCTTTGAACCAGGATGGGGTAATACAGCCGGGCGCATTCTAGAAACCCTCAATTTGTTAGATAGGCTGATAGATAGTCCCCAGCCTGCTATTTTAGAAGCTTTTGTTGCCCGTGTCCCGGCCGTCTTTCGTGTCGTTCTGGTGTCCATCCACGGTTGGGTAGCACAGGAAGATGTCATTGGCCGGGATGAAACCTTGGGTCAAGTCATCTACGTTATAGAACAAGCACGGAGTTTAGAAAATAAACTACAGCAAGAAATCAAACTTGCGGGGCTGGAAGTCTTAGGTATTCAACCCCACATTATTATTCTTACCCGTCTCATTCCTAACTGCGAAGGTACGTATTGTAACCTGCGGTTAGAAAAATTAAATGATACAGATAATGCTTGGATTTTGCGAGTTCCGTTTGGAGAGTTTAATCCAGAAATTACTGATAATTGGATATCAAAGTTTGAGATTTGGCCTTACTTAGAAACCTTTGCTTTAGATGCGGAAAAACAACTACTAGCACAGTTCCAAGGCAAACCTAATTTAATCATCGGTAACTACAGTGATGGGAATTTAGTTGCTTTTCTTCTCGCCCGTCGTCTCAAAGTTACCCACTGCAATATTGCCCATTCGTTAGAAAAACCGAAACATTTATTTAGTAATTTATATTGGGAAAAATTTGAAGACAAATATCATTTTTCTGTACAATTTACCGCCGATATAATTACGATGAATGCGGCTGATTTTATTATCACATCAACCTACCAAGAAATTTTCGGTACACCCGACAGCGTAGGACAGTATGAGTCTTATAAGTTTTTCACCATGCCCCATCTTTATCATGTAGTTGATGGGATTGACTTATTTAATCCTAAATTTAACATGGTTCCGCCAGGGGTAAATGAGCAAGTTTTCTTTCCCTATAGTCAAGCAAACAGAGACTCTAATTTAACTAACAAAGTCCAAGATTTACTATTTCACCGTCAAGACTCACAAATATTTGGTCATTTAGACCAGCCACGTAAACCGCCGATTTTTGCTGTTGCACCTATTACCTTAATTAAAAATCTCACTGGCTTGGTTGAATGCTTTGGGAAGAGTCAGGAATTACAGGAACGCTGCAATTTAATTCTTCTTACTAGTAAGTTACATTTGGATAAGACAAGTAACCCAGAAGAAGCCCAAGAAATTCAAAAGCTTTACGACATTATTAATCATTATCATCTGCATGGGCATATTCGCTGGCTAGGGTTAAGACTGCTTAACCAAGAAGTAGGCGAGGCTTATCGCTTAGTAGCTGATTATCGTGGGATTTATGTCCACTTTGCTCTTTTTGAAGCCTTTGGACGCAGTATTTTAGAAGCGATGATTTCCGGTTTACCCACCTTTGCTACTAAATTTGGTGGTGCTTTGGAAATTCTTGAGGATAGAGATAATGGATTTAAAATTAATCCTACAGACTTAGAAGGTACAGCTAAGAAAATTCTGGCATTCTTTCAAGATTGTGATACTCACCCCGAACATTGGCAAGAAGTATCTCAATGGATGAGTCAACGCATTCATCAAAAATATAATTGGCAATTACATACGAGTCAATTACTAGCACTAACCAAAATATATAGCTTCTGGAATTTTGTCTCTCCAGAAAAAACCGAAGCCAGAGTTAGGTACATGGAAAGTCTATTTCACCTAATTTATAAACCCAGAGCAGAGCAAATTTTAGCAAAGCATATGGGGAATTGGTAA